A genomic window from Vitis riparia cultivar Riparia Gloire de Montpellier isolate 1030 chromosome 18, EGFV_Vit.rip_1.0, whole genome shotgun sequence includes:
- the LOC117905999 gene encoding probable serine/threonine-protein kinase PIX13 isoform X1: MGNCCGAQANVNPASSKPPSPAELSNNNIKQDKSIKERSGSGSGNGSSNGGEKTETAETGKIITPNLKMFTFAELKSATRNFRPDTMLGEGGFGRVFKGWVDEKTYAPTKVSVGIPVAVKKSNPESEQGLKEWQSEVKFLGKFTHPNLVKLLGYCWEDKQFLLVYEYMQKGSLENHLFRVGAEPLTWEIRLKIAIGAARGLAFLHTSEKTVIYRDFKSSNVLLDGDYNAKLSDFGLAKLGPSNGDSHVTTRIVGTYGYAAPEYIATGHLYVKSDVYGFGVVLLEMLTGKQALDMNQPPGQQNLVEWAKPSLTNKRKLKKIMDPRLRDQYPLKAAAQAAELILKCLESDPKNRPSMEEVLETLKRINEIKEKPNSKEVKVATNQPQLHHHRSPYHPKHGGAGAGIGARTPPHGRMDRRGRQLTPKVG; this comes from the exons ATGGGTAACTGCTGCGGAGCTCAAGCGAACGTAAACCCAGCGTCCAGCAAACCTCCCAGTCCAG CAGAGCTGTCGAATAATAACATCAAACAAGATAAATCGATCAAAGAAAGAAGCGGCAGTGGCAGTGGAAATGGCAGCTCCAATGGTGGCGAAAAAACTGAGACAGCTGAAACGGGGAAAATCATAACGCCCAATTTGAAGATGTTCACTTTCGCAGAGCTGAAGAGCGCCACCAGAAACTTCAGGCCAGACACAATGTTGGGTGAAGGAGGTTTTGGCAGAGTTTTTAAGGGATGGGTCGATGAAAAGACTTACGCCCCGACAAAGGTCAGCGTCGGCATACCAGTTGCAGTGAAGAAATCCAATCCAGAGAGCGAACAAGGGCTCAAGGAATGGCAG TCTGAGGTGAAATTCTTGGGAAAATTCACTCATCCCAACCTTGTGAAGCTCCTGGGTTATTGTTGGGAGGATAAGCAATTCCTCCTTGTTTATGAATACATGCAAAAGGGAAGTTTGGAGAATCATCTTTTCCGAG TTGGAGCGGAGCCACTTACATGGGAAATTCGCCTTAAAATAGCAATAGGAGCAGCTCGAGGTCTAGCTTTTTTACACACTTCTGAGAAGACAGTCATCTACAGAGACTTCAAGTCCTCTAATGTTTTGTTGGATGGg gatTACAATGCCAAACTTTCTGATTTCGGGTTGGCAAAATTGGGCCCATCGAATGGTGATTCGCACGTGACAACTCGAATTGTTGGCACCTATGGCTATGCAGCTCCAGAATATATAGCCACAG GTCATCTGTACGTGAAAAGCGATGTATATGGTTTTGGAGTAGTTCTACTGGAAATGCTCACAGGCAAACAAGCCCTTGACATGAACCAGCCGCCGGGACAACAAAATTTGGTGGAATGGGCTAAGCCATCGCTTACCAACAAGAGAAAGCTAAAGAAAATCATGGACCCACGACTAAGGGACCAATACCCATTAAAAGCAGCAGCCCAAGCAGCCGAGCTTATACTCAAATGCCTAGAATCTGATCCCAAAAATAGGCCATCCATGGAAGAGGTGCTAGAAACCTTGAAACGCATCAATGAAATCAAGGAAAAACCAAATAGCAAGGAAGTTAAAGTTGCCACGAATCAACCTCAGCTTCACCATCATCGGTCTCCGTATCACCCAAAACATGGCGGGGCCGGCGCCGGCATCGGAGCTCGAACTCCTCCACATGGGCGTATGGATAGGAGAGGTCGACAGTTGACACCAAAGGTAGGTTGA
- the LOC117905999 gene encoding probable serine/threonine-protein kinase PIX13 isoform X2 — MGNCCGAQANVNPASSKPPSPELSNNNIKQDKSIKERSGSGSGNGSSNGGEKTETAETGKIITPNLKMFTFAELKSATRNFRPDTMLGEGGFGRVFKGWVDEKTYAPTKVSVGIPVAVKKSNPESEQGLKEWQSEVKFLGKFTHPNLVKLLGYCWEDKQFLLVYEYMQKGSLENHLFRVGAEPLTWEIRLKIAIGAARGLAFLHTSEKTVIYRDFKSSNVLLDGDYNAKLSDFGLAKLGPSNGDSHVTTRIVGTYGYAAPEYIATGHLYVKSDVYGFGVVLLEMLTGKQALDMNQPPGQQNLVEWAKPSLTNKRKLKKIMDPRLRDQYPLKAAAQAAELILKCLESDPKNRPSMEEVLETLKRINEIKEKPNSKEVKVATNQPQLHHHRSPYHPKHGGAGAGIGARTPPHGRMDRRGRQLTPKVG; from the exons ATGGGTAACTGCTGCGGAGCTCAAGCGAACGTAAACCCAGCGTCCAGCAAACCTCCCAGTCCAG AGCTGTCGAATAATAACATCAAACAAGATAAATCGATCAAAGAAAGAAGCGGCAGTGGCAGTGGAAATGGCAGCTCCAATGGTGGCGAAAAAACTGAGACAGCTGAAACGGGGAAAATCATAACGCCCAATTTGAAGATGTTCACTTTCGCAGAGCTGAAGAGCGCCACCAGAAACTTCAGGCCAGACACAATGTTGGGTGAAGGAGGTTTTGGCAGAGTTTTTAAGGGATGGGTCGATGAAAAGACTTACGCCCCGACAAAGGTCAGCGTCGGCATACCAGTTGCAGTGAAGAAATCCAATCCAGAGAGCGAACAAGGGCTCAAGGAATGGCAG TCTGAGGTGAAATTCTTGGGAAAATTCACTCATCCCAACCTTGTGAAGCTCCTGGGTTATTGTTGGGAGGATAAGCAATTCCTCCTTGTTTATGAATACATGCAAAAGGGAAGTTTGGAGAATCATCTTTTCCGAG TTGGAGCGGAGCCACTTACATGGGAAATTCGCCTTAAAATAGCAATAGGAGCAGCTCGAGGTCTAGCTTTTTTACACACTTCTGAGAAGACAGTCATCTACAGAGACTTCAAGTCCTCTAATGTTTTGTTGGATGGg gatTACAATGCCAAACTTTCTGATTTCGGGTTGGCAAAATTGGGCCCATCGAATGGTGATTCGCACGTGACAACTCGAATTGTTGGCACCTATGGCTATGCAGCTCCAGAATATATAGCCACAG GTCATCTGTACGTGAAAAGCGATGTATATGGTTTTGGAGTAGTTCTACTGGAAATGCTCACAGGCAAACAAGCCCTTGACATGAACCAGCCGCCGGGACAACAAAATTTGGTGGAATGGGCTAAGCCATCGCTTACCAACAAGAGAAAGCTAAAGAAAATCATGGACCCACGACTAAGGGACCAATACCCATTAAAAGCAGCAGCCCAAGCAGCCGAGCTTATACTCAAATGCCTAGAATCTGATCCCAAAAATAGGCCATCCATGGAAGAGGTGCTAGAAACCTTGAAACGCATCAATGAAATCAAGGAAAAACCAAATAGCAAGGAAGTTAAAGTTGCCACGAATCAACCTCAGCTTCACCATCATCGGTCTCCGTATCACCCAAAACATGGCGGGGCCGGCGCCGGCATCGGAGCTCGAACTCCTCCACATGGGCGTATGGATAGGAGAGGTCGACAGTTGACACCAAAGGTAGGTTGA
- the LOC117905908 gene encoding probable serine/threonine-protein kinase PIX13 isoform X1 yields the protein MGNRCGAQANVNPASSKPPSPAELSKNNIKQDKSIKERSGSGSGSGNGSSNGGEKTEIAETGTIITPNLKMFTFAELKSATRNFRPHTMLGEGGFGRVFKGWVDEKTYAPTKVSVGIPVAVKKSNPESEQGLKEWQSEVKFLGKFTHPNLVKLLGYCCEDQQFLLVYEYMHKGSLENHLFKLGGAESLTWEIRLKIAIGAARGLAFLHTSEKTVIYRDFKSSNILLDGDYNAKLSDFGFAKLGPSDGDSHVTTQVVGTYGYAAPEYIATGHLYVKSDVYGFGVVLLEMLTGKQTLDMNRPPGQRNLVEWTKPSLPNKRKLKKIMDPRLRDQYPLKAATQVAELILKCLESDPKNRPSMEEVLETLKRINEIKEKPNSKEAKAATTQPQLHRHRSPHRPKHGGTGAGIGARTPPHGRMGRRG from the exons ATGGGTAACCGCTGTGGAGCTCAAGCGAACGTAAACCCAGCGTCCAGCAAACCTCCCAGTCCAG CAGAGCTGTCGAAGAATAACATCAAACAAGATAAATCGATCAAAGAAAGAAGCGGTAGTGGCAGTGGCAGTGGAAATGGCAGCTCCAATGGTGGCGAAAAAACCGAGATAGCTGAAACGGGGACAATCATAACGCCCAATTTGAAGATGTTCACTTTCGCAGAGCTGAAGAGCGCCACCAGAAACTTCAGACCACACACGATGTTGGGTGAAGGAGGTTTTGGCAGGGTTTTTAAGGGATGGGTCGATGAAAAGACTTACGCCCCGACCAAGGTCAGCGTCGGCATACCAGTTGCAGTGAAGAAATCCAATCCAGAGAGCGAACAAGGGCTCAAAGAATGGCAG TCTGAGGTGAAATTCTTGGGAAAATTCACTCACCCCAACCTTGTGAAGCTTCTGGGTTACTGTTGCGAGGATCAGCAATTCCTCCTTGTTTATGAGTACATGCACAAGGGAAGTTTAGAGAATCATCTTTTCAAAC TTGGAGGAGCAGAGTCACTTACATGGGAAATTCGCCTTAAAATAGCAATAGGAGCAGCTCGAGGTCTAGCCTTTTTACACACTTCTGAGAAGACAGTCATCTACAGAGACTTCAAGTCCTCTAATATTTTGCTGGATGGg gacTACAATGCCAAACTTTCAGATTTCGGGTTCGCAAAATTAGGCCCATCGGATGGTGATTCACACGTGACAACTCAAGTTGTTGGCACCTATGGCTATGCAGCACCAGAATATATTGCCACAG GTCATCTGTACGTGAAAAGCGACGTATATGGTTTTGGAGTAGTTCTATTGGAAATGCTGACAGGCAAACAGACCCTTGACATGAACCGGCCACCGGGGCAACGGAATTTGGTGGAATGGACTAAGCCATCGCTCCCTAACAAGAGAAAGCTAAAGAAAATCATGGACCCACGGCTAAGGGACCAATACCCATTAAAAGCAGCAACCCAAGTAGCTGAGCTTATACTCAAATGCCTAGAATCTGATCCCAAAAATAGGCCATCCATGGAAGAGGTATTAGAAACCTTGAAACGCATCAATGAAATCAAGGAAAAACCGAATAGCAAAGAAGCTAAAGCCGCCACGACTCAACCTCAGCTTCACCGTCATCGGTCTCCGCATCGCCCAAAACATGGCGGCACTGGCGCCGGCATCGGAGCTCGAACTCCTCCACATGGGCGTATGGGTAGGAGAGGTTGA
- the LOC117905908 gene encoding probable serine/threonine-protein kinase PIX13 isoform X2: MGNRCGAQANVNPASSKPPSPELSKNNIKQDKSIKERSGSGSGSGNGSSNGGEKTEIAETGTIITPNLKMFTFAELKSATRNFRPHTMLGEGGFGRVFKGWVDEKTYAPTKVSVGIPVAVKKSNPESEQGLKEWQSEVKFLGKFTHPNLVKLLGYCCEDQQFLLVYEYMHKGSLENHLFKLGGAESLTWEIRLKIAIGAARGLAFLHTSEKTVIYRDFKSSNILLDGDYNAKLSDFGFAKLGPSDGDSHVTTQVVGTYGYAAPEYIATGHLYVKSDVYGFGVVLLEMLTGKQTLDMNRPPGQRNLVEWTKPSLPNKRKLKKIMDPRLRDQYPLKAATQVAELILKCLESDPKNRPSMEEVLETLKRINEIKEKPNSKEAKAATTQPQLHRHRSPHRPKHGGTGAGIGARTPPHGRMGRRG; this comes from the exons ATGGGTAACCGCTGTGGAGCTCAAGCGAACGTAAACCCAGCGTCCAGCAAACCTCCCAGTCCAG AGCTGTCGAAGAATAACATCAAACAAGATAAATCGATCAAAGAAAGAAGCGGTAGTGGCAGTGGCAGTGGAAATGGCAGCTCCAATGGTGGCGAAAAAACCGAGATAGCTGAAACGGGGACAATCATAACGCCCAATTTGAAGATGTTCACTTTCGCAGAGCTGAAGAGCGCCACCAGAAACTTCAGACCACACACGATGTTGGGTGAAGGAGGTTTTGGCAGGGTTTTTAAGGGATGGGTCGATGAAAAGACTTACGCCCCGACCAAGGTCAGCGTCGGCATACCAGTTGCAGTGAAGAAATCCAATCCAGAGAGCGAACAAGGGCTCAAAGAATGGCAG TCTGAGGTGAAATTCTTGGGAAAATTCACTCACCCCAACCTTGTGAAGCTTCTGGGTTACTGTTGCGAGGATCAGCAATTCCTCCTTGTTTATGAGTACATGCACAAGGGAAGTTTAGAGAATCATCTTTTCAAAC TTGGAGGAGCAGAGTCACTTACATGGGAAATTCGCCTTAAAATAGCAATAGGAGCAGCTCGAGGTCTAGCCTTTTTACACACTTCTGAGAAGACAGTCATCTACAGAGACTTCAAGTCCTCTAATATTTTGCTGGATGGg gacTACAATGCCAAACTTTCAGATTTCGGGTTCGCAAAATTAGGCCCATCGGATGGTGATTCACACGTGACAACTCAAGTTGTTGGCACCTATGGCTATGCAGCACCAGAATATATTGCCACAG GTCATCTGTACGTGAAAAGCGACGTATATGGTTTTGGAGTAGTTCTATTGGAAATGCTGACAGGCAAACAGACCCTTGACATGAACCGGCCACCGGGGCAACGGAATTTGGTGGAATGGACTAAGCCATCGCTCCCTAACAAGAGAAAGCTAAAGAAAATCATGGACCCACGGCTAAGGGACCAATACCCATTAAAAGCAGCAACCCAAGTAGCTGAGCTTATACTCAAATGCCTAGAATCTGATCCCAAAAATAGGCCATCCATGGAAGAGGTATTAGAAACCTTGAAACGCATCAATGAAATCAAGGAAAAACCGAATAGCAAAGAAGCTAAAGCCGCCACGACTCAACCTCAGCTTCACCGTCATCGGTCTCCGCATCGCCCAAAACATGGCGGCACTGGCGCCGGCATCGGAGCTCGAACTCCTCCACATGGGCGTATGGGTAGGAGAGGTTGA